Genomic DNA from Desulfuromonas sp. TF:
TGTAGCCGTTGGCGGGAGTGGCCGTCGAAGGATAGGCCGCACTGTAGCCCGTGACGCTGTCCACGTTGATGACGTTCAGGGAGGGGAGGGAGATGAAGGAGTTGTTCCCTCCGCTCGTCGGATAGACGAGGACGCTGCCGGTGGTGCCTGTATTGTTCACGGTGAGGTTCCAGGTCTGACCGGCGCCGCAGAAATGGTTTCCCGGGACCGTCAGGTTGTTGAAGGACACCAGGGTCGGGGTGGTCGGCAGATACGGATTGTTGACGGCGGTCCCGTCGAAGATCTTCGATTCGGAGTAGGTGGGTCCTCCGCCGGAGCAGGCGACATTGACCTGTACGGTCCGGCTCTGGCTTGCGGCGCTGCTGGCCAGATACAGGTTGACGGGGATGATCGCCAGGGGAGTCACGTCCGGACTGATCGTCACCGGAGAGGCCAGGGCCGGGTTAAGGGCCCACGTTCGCGAAGTGCCTTGGCCGATGGTCACCGAGCTCTGGGCGCCCGCGGGTTTCGAGCGGGAAAGCTTGTAGGAGGCGGCGCCGTCATGGAGATACAGCAGTTTGTTCCCCGCCCCGGCAATCGCCGAGGGGGAAACGATGAGGGTGGAGGTGCAGGGGGAAGCGCCGATTCCGCCGGGATTGGAGATGGAGGCGCAGTTGTTGATAGTCGTGCCCGCCGACGTGCCCATCGGAATGGTCGCGTCGAACACGACGGATACCGAACCGCCGGCCGGGACCGTGACGCCGGTGGCGGAAAGGGTCTGGCCCGAGAAGCCGCAGGTCGCGCCCGCGGGGCAGGAGACGACCGTCAGTCCGCTGAGGTCACTGGAGACCGCGTCGGTGAGAGAAACGTTCGTGGCCTCGACCCCCGCGGTTTCCTTGAGGGTGACGGTGTAGCGGATGACGTCCCCGGGATCGGACTCGCCGCCGTTGCCGTCCTGCCAGGTTTTGGTGGAGGTGGAAAGATTCGATACACCCACCGCCAGGGATGCGGAGGCCGTATCGCCGACGTAGCCTTCGGCGCTGGTGACCGTTCCGGTGCTGTTGTTATAAACTCCGTCGACGGCGCTGGTCACCTTCGCCGTGATCGTGCAGCTTCCGCCGGCAGGGATCGTCCCGCCGCTGAGGGCAAGGGACGAGCCGCCGCCGACCGCCGTCACTGAGCCGCCGCAGGAGTTCGTGACGCCGGGAACGGCGGCGTTGAAGAGGTCGGACGGATAGGTGTCGGTGAACGTCACTCCTGTCGCCGCGGCAAGATTGGTATTCTGAAGGGTGATGGTTAGGGCCGTCTCCCCGTTCGCGGAGATGGACGGCGGGGCGAAGGACTTTGAGACGACCAGTTTGGTGACGACGTCGTTGACGTCGGCTGCCGAATTGTTTTCAGCGTCGACGGTGACAATGGCCGTATTGGTCAGCGGTCCCGCAGGGGCGGAGGCGCTCACGGTGGCGCCGATGGTGAAGGTGACACTGCTGTTCACCGGCATGGAGGGAATGATGATCCCTCCGCCCTGCATGGTGGAGATGGGGAGAGAACCCGGGCAGGTCGCCCCACCGGCGGCGGAACAGCCGAGGCTGTCGACCGTCAGGTAGGCGACCGCCGGATCCTGAAAGATCGCATTGCTCAGAGTAGCGCCCGTGGTGTTGGTGATGGTGACGGAATACGTGGTGCCGTCACCGGCGGTGATGGTGTTGATGCCGTCCGATTTGCTGATGGTGGGCAGAACTACTAGGCTCACAGTGCTCTTGAGGACGTCCGCCTCCACCGTGCCGTCAGGGACGTTGCATTTGGATTTTGTATTGGGAACCGGATGCTCCGCAGTTTCACAGAGATTTCCGCTCTGATTGTCCCAACTCGTGACGAATGGAATGAAAAGCCTCCCCCCGCTCAGGTTGACGGCTTGGCAGGACACCGGGACTCCAGTCATTCGCACCACGCCGGAGCCCGTACCTCCGCCGATGCCACTGTTGCCGTCGCCGCAGGTGTCCGGGGAGCCTTCGAGATCGAAGAACGGGCTGGCAGGCGGGAGGATGGAAACGGTACAGCCTGTAGATCCCCCGTCGGACGGATGCGTTGCGGGACTTTTCCCATCCTTGGCGAAGAAAATGCCGACATCGTAACGGTCAGGTGAAGCGAAATTGACGGTCACATCCAGGTCGACAGTGACGGGCTCGCCGCCGACGCAGGACGTGGGACCGCCCGGGACAATCGTTATGCCTGTGATCGAGACATCATTGGCGGTGCAGTTCAGGTTGGAGCCGAATCGTTCCGCCGCGCACTGGCTCGGGCCATAAGCATAAGCCGCAGCCATACTGAAAAGCTGGCAGGCGAGCGACAGCAAGATGGCGATAGTTGCGTTTGTGATGATGTTTTTCCTGATGCGGTTAATCTTCAAGTCATATCTCTTCAGCAATGGCGTTCAGCTTAGAATCGCGATCAAAAGCACAATCCGGCATAAACAATCAGGAGGAATACGAAACCATCAGCCCTTCCGCGAACGCATCCTGTTCACAGGCGCACTCCGAAAGAAGGGAGATCACGCTTTCCACAATTTCAATGCGACATGTATTTGCGTTGCCACAGCCGTTCAGCTCCGACGGCAGGTTTTTCTGAATGTAGTCACGTACGACGGGGACGTAGCGATGGCCGGCAAAGTCGCCATCGAGCAGCGATCCGAAAAAGCCGTCCAGTTGTCGGCGAATGCCTGCATAGGCGGAGGGGCTTCCGGTTTTTCCGTCCGCCGCCCAGGGACCCTGGCAGGCCGCCGTCAGGCTTTTTCCGAGAACCCGCAGGCGCGCCGCCAGTTCGAGGGCCAGCTCTTCGGCGTGCAGCCGAAGCTGATGAAAAGCCTGAGTGGTTTGCGAATCGATCGGCCGACTGTTCGCAGAGGTCCTTTCCTGCAAGGAAGAACCGGCGCGAAGAAGGCAATTGGGGTTTATTGATTTCATGTCCGTCTTCCGTCCGGTGGCGCAGCTAAAATGAAAAAAACCCATGCTTGGGGAGCATGGGCCTGGGCGCACGGGTGCGCTAATCCATACTCCCCGTCTCTTCGGTAGCCCGGCTGCCCTTTCCGCCTTTGCTGCGTGTCGGCGGGGGAGGGCCCGTGGCTTTGCGTCCCTGGATCTCTCCAGGTTTGCCGTTATCGGAGTATGGGTGGGTTAAAATGTTGTGGCGCGGGTTTTGTTGTTGCGGGGGAAGCCGCGGGGCGGGTTCCCTCCTGAAAAAGCGGCATCAAGCCGCAAGAAAACAGTAAAAAGCCCATGCTCAGCGGGAAGCATGGGCCGGGCGCACAATTGCGCTTGTCCATACTCCCCTTCTCTTCGGTAGCCCGGCTGCCTTTTCCGCCTGCGTGTCGGAGGAGGGCCCGTGGCTTTGCGTCCCTGGATTTCTCCAAGTTTGCCATTATCGGAGTATGGTGGGGTTAAAAATGTGATGTTGCGGGTTTTTCTTACGGGGGAAGCCGCGGGGCGGGTTCCCTCCTGGGCAACCGGCATTACGCCAAAGATAAAAAAGAAGCACAGTTAATGTCGAACGAACTGGTAATGACGTCGACATCGGATTTATCGTTTCATTAAATATCCACGATTTGTGCCAAAAAATTAATGCTGTATTTCAGTAATATAGTGGGTTCCGGCGAAAAGCATTGAGTATCGAGTATCCATTTTGGATATCCAAAATAAATCAATCATCCGAGTCGTCATCCATCCCATACCGCGCCATCCGGCGGCGGAAAGTGTAGTAATTCATGTCAAGAAGACGCGCGGCGACCATCTTTTTCCCTCCCGCCGCGGCCAATGCGCGCTTCAGTGCCCATTTTTCAACTTCGGCCATTTTGAAGGGAAGATCGTCCGGGGAAACTTCGAATGATTGACCTTGGGCGGCGGAAATTCTCGCCGCGGGGTCGATCTCTCCGAGGATGCCCTGCAGGATGGCGGGGGAGATCACGTCGTCCGCCATGATCGCGGCGTGCTTGATGACATTGCGCAGCTCACGGACATTCCCGGGCCATGAATGGGACTGCAGCATGGTCATGCCGTCCGCGGAAATCTCCAGCGGAGGCCTGCCGATTTCATGACAGGCTTCGCGCAGAAACTTCCCGGCCAGAGCCGGAATGTCTTCGGGAATGACGCGAAGAGGGGGCATCTCGATCATGAAGGTTGCGAGACGGTAATAAAGGTCCTGACGGAAGTTGCCCGCCGCGGCCTCGGCCGCCAGGTCCTTGTTGCTGGCGGCGATTATGCGGATATCGGCGTGCGCCTTGCGGTTGCTGCCGAGGGGGTGATAGCTTTTTTCCTCTACCAGTTGAAGGAGCAGCGCCTGCACGGCGGGTGGGGCGGCATCGATATCGTCGAGGAAGAGGGTCCCGCCCTTGGCGGCGGTGACCAGACCCTCCCGCTTTCGTTCGGCACCTGTGAAGGCTCCCTTTTCATGGCCGAACAGGTCGGCGGCTACCAGCGATTCGGGAATGGCGCCCAACTGGACGGTCACGAACGGTTTGTCGGCGCGGGGGCTGAGATCGTGGATCATCGACGCCAGCCTCGATTTGCCGGCACCGGTCTCGCCCTGGACCAGAACGGCATAGTTGCTGCGGGCGATCCGCACCACTTGGCCGGCGATTTTTTTCAGTTTCGGCCCTTTGCCGAGCATCTGCTCGACGGATTGGCGCAGTTCGCTGTTGAGGCCGAGCAGCTGTTTTCTCTGCAGAACCGGCAGCGCCGCCTTCTCAAGGGTGGAGATCAGCTTGTCGTCTTCGCACGGCTTCGGAACGAATCCCGCGACACCGAGTTCGATGCCGCGAAGCAAATAGGGAACATCGGAAAAGGCACTGAAAAAGACCACCGGAGTTT
This window encodes:
- a CDS encoding sigma-54 dependent transcriptional regulator gives rise to the protein MKLLFVEDQKLLRKAVGDLLSPHCRKVLIATNGREALDLFLKEKPDLVLTDIIMPEMDGIALTEQLRRLSPETPVVFFSAFSDVPYLLRGIELGVAGFVPKPCEDDKLISTLEKAALPVLQRKQLLGLNSELRQSVEQMLGKGPKLKKIAGQVVRIARSNYAVLVQGETGAGKSRLASMIHDLSPRADKPFVTVQLGAIPESLVAADLFGHEKGAFTGAERKREGLVTAAKGGTLFLDDIDAAPPAVQALLLQLVEEKSYHPLGSNRKAHADIRIIAASNKDLAAEAAAGNFRQDLYYRLATFMIEMPPLRVIPEDIPALAGKFLREACHEIGRPPLEISADGMTMLQSHSWPGNVRELRNVIKHAAIMADDVISPAILQGILGEIDPAARISAAQGQSFEVSPDDLPFKMAEVEKWALKRALAAAGGKKMVAARLLDMNYYTFRRRMARYGMDDDSDD
- a CDS encoding DUF11 domain-containing protein; this encodes MKINRIRKNIITNATIAILLSLACQLFSMAAAYAYGPSQCAAERFGSNLNCTANDVSITGITIVPGGPTSCVGGEPVTVDLDVTVNFASPDRYDVGIFFAKDGKSPATHPSDGGSTGCTVSILPPASPFFDLEGSPDTCGDGNSGIGGGTGSGVVRMTGVPVSCQAVNLSGGRLFIPFVTSWDNQSGNLCETAEHPVPNTKSKCNVPDGTVEADVLKSTVSLVVLPTISKSDGINTITAGDGTTYSVTITNTTGATLSNAIFQDPAVAYLTVDSLGCSAAGGATCPGSLPISTMQGGGIIIPSMPVNSSVTFTIGATVSASAPAGPLTNTAIVTVDAENNSAADVNDVVTKLVVSKSFAPPSISANGETALTITLQNTNLAAATGVTFTDTYPSDLFNAAVPGVTNSCGGSVTAVGGGSSLALSGGTIPAGGSCTITAKVTSAVDGVYNNSTGTVTSAEGYVGDTASASLAVGVSNLSTSTKTWQDGNGGESDPGDVIRYTVTLKETAGVEATNVSLTDAVSSDLSGLTVVSCPAGATCGFSGQTLSATGVTVPAGGSVSVVFDATIPMGTSAGTTINNCASISNPGGIGASPCTSTLIVSPSAIAGAGNKLLYLHDGAASYKLSRSKPAGAQSSVTIGQGTSRTWALNPALASPVTISPDVTPLAIIPVNLYLASSAASQSRTVQVNVACSGGGPTYSESKIFDGTAVNNPYLPTTPTLVSFNNLTVPGNHFCGAGQTWNLTVNNTGTTGSVLVYPTSGGNNSFISLPSLNVINVDSVTGYSAAYPSTATPANGYIGGGQPVYLRAVVSDPFGSFDITSATITLKNPNGTTVVSDAAMTQVADSGTLTKTFEYAYPAPTAGPTGTWTVTVTAEEGTEGTISDDGAGIFNLGLPDITLVKMVQTFSDPVHGTTNPYSIPGAVMRYTIFATNTGYGSADADSVTLSDQIPAQTDLVVNGSPVTFIDGAISSGLTFNGAADVVYRDASDNPISPSADGNGVDPAVRKIIVNPMSTFLPSDGTSHPSFSIVFYVRVR